Proteins from a single region of Thermodesulfobacteriota bacterium:
- a CDS encoding type II toxin-antitoxin system Phd/YefM family antitoxin, whose amino-acid sequence MPTLTASEARAKLYRLIDEAASSHEPVLITGKRRNAVLISEEDWRAVQETLYLLSMPGMRKSIREGMKTPIEECAKELDW is encoded by the coding sequence ATGCCGACACTTACCGCCAGTGAGGCGCGTGCAAAACTCTATCGCCTGATCGACGAGGCAGCCTCTTCCCATGAGCCGGTTCTTATTACAGGCAAACGTAGGAATGCCGTGCTCATCTCGGAAGAGGATTGGAGAGCTGTACAAGAAACGCTCTATCTATTATCGATGCCTGGGATGAGAAAATCGATTCGGGAAGGAATGAAGACGCCGATTGAGGAATGTGCGAAGGAACTCGATTGGTGA
- a CDS encoding serine hydrolase — protein MRCRAILIFILALMLILPSASSFAETKKCQNTKKKVCYTAGEKVQKHKKKAKRTASVKKYHKRAKKYNKKKTHRASRKYRRQYCSAFTARSAIVLDADTNYIYFAQNQGLPLQPASTIKIVTGFLALKNLEASDLVTVSRYAAKAPCQKAYLRCGKTYPAIDLIYATLLHSANDASRALAEKIAGSEEEFAQIMTRTARELGAKNTSCRTASGLTAPGQHTTAYDLAVIFKKAMRNEKFSNILKTRKFEIHGGKLVRNHNKALWQIEGAEGGKTGFTRAAKKTYVGMFKRNNRTVVIAFLGSENLWSDVRYLVRKAFTDVRPIIQAAKGQRATYHLSSVISNTSLQ, from the coding sequence ATGCGGTGTAGAGCCATTCTCATTTTTATACTTGCACTAATGCTTATCCTGCCATCAGCCTCCTCTTTTGCAGAAACTAAAAAATGTCAGAATACCAAAAAGAAAGTCTGCTACACCGCCGGCGAGAAGGTTCAAAAGCACAAGAAGAAAGCGAAGCGAACCGCCTCTGTAAAAAAATATCACAAGAGGGCTAAGAAGTACAATAAGAAGAAAACGCACAGGGCATCCAGAAAATATCGCCGTCAATATTGTTCTGCGTTTACCGCCCGTTCAGCTATAGTCCTGGACGCCGATACCAATTATATTTACTTTGCCCAGAATCAGGGTCTTCCCTTACAGCCGGCCAGCACCATCAAAATAGTCACCGGTTTCCTGGCATTAAAAAATCTGGAAGCAAGTGATCTCGTTACCGTTAGTCGCTATGCTGCAAAAGCTCCCTGCCAAAAAGCATACCTTCGTTGCGGAAAAACATATCCGGCTATAGACCTTATCTATGCTACCCTGCTTCACTCCGCTAATGATGCCAGCAGGGCGCTGGCAGAAAAGATAGCCGGATCAGAAGAAGAATTTGCTCAAATAATGACCCGGACTGCGCGTGAACTCGGCGCTAAAAACACAAGTTGCCGTACGGCCAGCGGCCTGACCGCACCCGGTCAGCATACAACCGCGTATGATCTGGCCGTCATCTTTAAAAAGGCCATGCGGAATGAAAAATTTTCCAATATTCTCAAAACCCGGAAGTTTGAGATTCATGGCGGCAAACTGGTTCGCAATCACAATAAGGCCCTCTGGCAAATCGAAGGGGCGGAGGGCGGTAAGACGGGCTTTACCCGCGCCGCCAAGAAAACTTATGTAGGCATGTTCAAGAGAAATAATCGCACCGTTGTTATCGCCTTCCTGGGCAGTGAAAATCTCTGGAGTGATGTACGTTACCTGGTACGCAAGGCATTTACGGACGTGCGACCAATTATCCAGGCCGCCAAGGGTCAGCGCGCGACGTATCATCTATCTAGTGTAATCTCTAACACCTCTTTACAATGA
- a CDS encoding ABC-F family ATP-binding cassette domain-containing protein, with translation MISVENISKSYGSYVLFEEASFKINPKERVGLVGRNGHGKTTLFRLIKKEELPDSGAIIIPRLYRIGCVEQHVEFTEDTVLKEGMRGLVEDEKGHFWKVEKILAGLGFSSNDLKLNPLELSGGFQVRLNLAKVLVSRPDLLLLDEPTNYLDITSIRWVERFLVNWPREIMLITHDRGFMDKIVTHTLGIHRKKIRKIAGDTEKYYTQTAQDEEIYEKTRVNDEKRRKEIELFISRFRAKARLANMVQSRVKTLNKTEKKDKLERIKTLDFSFRSAPYRGKRILSTSNISFSYDQNTTLIKDFDITIGARDRVCVIGKNGKGKTTLLKILAGTLPPQSGQIDYNPASLKGFFEQTNVNHLIDSRTIEEEILYSHHDIDRQTARNICGVMMFEGDFALKKIGVLSGGEKSRVLLGKLLATPANLLLLDEPTNHLDMDSCDALLAALDSFEGAIVMVTHNEMFLHALAERLIVFQDENAHVFEGTYQRFLEKEGWKEEKGLVKNIPASDDSLEPGSKLNKKELRRLRSEIITEKSKTLKPIEQRIAKIENKIEALEKGLTEYTEAMQKASEGNTGKKIVELSQAIYASQTSIDRLFDELETLSEELNEKGAFFESRLKQLEIPEGEKE, from the coding sequence ATGATAAGCGTAGAAAATATTTCGAAAAGTTACGGCAGTTACGTCCTTTTTGAAGAGGCCAGCTTCAAGATAAACCCTAAAGAGAGGGTCGGCCTTGTCGGGCGAAACGGCCACGGGAAAACAACTTTATTCAGGCTGATAAAAAAGGAAGAGCTTCCGGACTCGGGAGCCATAATTATACCCAGGCTTTACCGTATCGGCTGCGTTGAACAGCATGTCGAATTTACTGAAGATACCGTTCTTAAAGAAGGCATGCGGGGTCTTGTAGAAGATGAAAAAGGGCATTTCTGGAAGGTTGAAAAAATCCTGGCCGGTCTCGGATTTTCCTCAAACGACTTAAAACTGAATCCCCTTGAGCTTTCCGGAGGATTCCAGGTGCGCCTCAATCTCGCCAAGGTGCTTGTATCACGACCGGATCTTTTGCTCTTGGACGAGCCCACAAACTATCTTGATATAACCTCGATACGCTGGGTTGAACGCTTTCTTGTCAACTGGCCGAGGGAGATCATGCTTATCACCCACGACAGGGGGTTTATGGATAAAATAGTAACCCATACCCTCGGAATACATCGTAAAAAAATCCGGAAAATTGCCGGAGACACAGAAAAATATTACACTCAGACCGCACAGGACGAGGAAATATACGAAAAAACACGCGTCAACGATGAAAAGCGCAGGAAAGAGATCGAGCTCTTTATAAGCCGATTCAGGGCAAAGGCAAGGCTCGCGAATATGGTGCAATCGAGGGTAAAGACCTTAAACAAAACTGAGAAAAAGGATAAATTGGAAAGGATCAAAACCCTTGACTTCTCCTTCAGGAGCGCCCCATACCGCGGAAAGCGCATTCTTAGCACAAGCAATATATCCTTCTCATATGATCAAAATACAACCCTTATCAAGGACTTCGATATCACCATCGGAGCCCGTGACAGGGTCTGCGTTATCGGGAAAAACGGAAAGGGTAAAACAACTCTCCTGAAAATTCTTGCCGGCACCCTTCCTCCCCAAAGCGGACAGATCGATTATAATCCGGCTTCGCTAAAAGGTTTTTTTGAACAAACCAATGTAAACCACCTTATAGACAGCCGAACGATAGAAGAAGAAATTCTCTATTCCCACCATGATATCGACAGGCAGACTGCAAGAAACATCTGCGGAGTCATGATGTTCGAAGGAGATTTCGCCTTAAAGAAAATCGGAGTCTTATCGGGCGGCGAAAAGAGCAGAGTGCTTCTGGGTAAACTACTCGCGACTCCTGCCAATTTGCTTCTTCTTGATGAGCCGACAAACCATCTTGACATGGACTCATGCGATGCCCTGCTTGCGGCCCTCGATAGTTTTGAAGGCGCCATAGTAATGGTAACCCACAATGAGATGTTTCTCCATGCCCTTGCCGAACGTCTGATCGTATTCCAGGACGAAAATGCGCATGTCTTCGAAGGAACCTACCAGCGGTTCCTTGAGAAGGAAGGATGGAAAGAAGAAAAAGGTCTTGTAAAAAATATTCCTGCCTCTGACGACAGCCTTGAACCGGGCTCAAAATTAAACAAGAAGGAGCTTCGCCGTCTTCGCTCCGAAATAATCACGGAAAAGTCTAAGACATTAAAACCAATCGAGCAAAGAATCGCAAAAATAGAAAACAAAATCGAAGCCCTCGAAAAAGGGCTTACTGAATACACTGAAGCCATGCAGAAGGCATCGGAAGGAAATACCGGCAAGAAAATTGTTGAACTTTCACAGGCTATTTACGCCTCGCAGACATCAATAGACAGACTTTTTGACGAACTGGAAACCCTTTCGGAAGAATTAAATGAAAAAGGCGCATTTTTTGAAAGCAGGCTGAAACAGCTTGAAATACCCGAAGGTGAAAAAGAATAA
- a CDS encoding Txe/YoeB family addiction module toxin: MKWQIVFTKQVQKDAKRLAAAGLRSRAEELLDLLSKNPYQNPPSYEKLLGDLAGAYSRRINIQHRLVYQVLEEEKVVKVIRMWTHYE, encoded by the coding sequence GTGAAATGGCAAATCGTTTTCACAAAGCAGGTCCAGAAAGATGCCAAAAGACTCGCTGCTGCCGGACTTCGCTCCAGGGCAGAAGAGTTGCTGGATTTGCTCAGTAAAAACCCATACCAAAATCCCCCGTCGTATGAGAAATTGCTCGGCGATTTGGCCGGAGCGTATTCTCGCCGAATAAACATTCAGCATCGTCTTGTCTATCAGGTGCTGGAAGAGGAAAAAGTCGTGAAAGTTATTCGTATGTGGACTCATTACGAGTAA